One Papaver somniferum cultivar HN1 chromosome 10, ASM357369v1, whole genome shotgun sequence genomic window carries:
- the LOC113315585 gene encoding uncharacterized protein LOC113315585, with translation MSNTTEDNPKCFIPYDDIEESLNERKYCLILDNEDDKLHIWGGYWKVEAQSLKLRAWEPNFKPEEQKSTSAFFWVQFPGLSMEYWKEKIILNMGNYLGRSIKVDETTLKREIGYYASVLVEMDMPKFIPNKIWGESKYGSFEQTVVGHSVTECRSKKKVSNQVETEPVVQAKKTLKKVNPKNKNHVGFDICFNEEEIAQNTQHTHILDCEDEIINAIVPPISQGGGGENSSGSSLNSNEGEVSSGKFQILQNMSEEILNSPSAFPVLSATKISEVASSAPSINEVIIVIPPLGKSGSNVENNQVKQKHGTNVTTRKHAASLVSNISKNGNMRREPKIRYSSAFIKKLKLSGMHYEVKHNSTDENKGNIWILWSASIKSPTIISCTRQEITVAVGETLITGVHVASLTVDRRELWKDMEVINSLNKPWLVIGDFNVVTCLYEKVGGLKPLRISMLEFNNYLNGCGLIQSPKTGLDFSWCNNRAGRKRIISNLDMAVFNDKWLELYPSWGYKVGVRGISDHGVLYGASADIPKPKNVPFRALKVWKNHPSFKQVIIDSWNSAILGNPGFIFTSKLKRLKKDIQLWNWNSFGDVTKKLKQAEEDVLKDSLLFDRNPLDLHPLNNLIRQAQNTIVKLEKQEGGITYNQEEIADILVKHFEDKFTYQEVNFATNIFNDIPIVANEDDNFLLEVTPKAEEIREAIFELNPDSVTGPDGFAGWFYREVWEIIGEDFINVIQFWWSRGFIPNGLNANFLLLLPKVKNAKRANQFRPIGLMNFSFKVITKIITKRLTEIIKKVVSPQHGAFIKGRNIQEKIALASELVNDMENKRRGGNMGLELDISQAYDSLSLGILVSSHEKMISFILCNVDKRNVRKLLKVLKDYQAASSQLIILE, from the exons ATGAGTAATACCACTGAGGATAACCCTAAATGTTTTATTCCTTATGATGATATTGAGGAAAGTTTGAATGAACGGAAATATTGTTTGATC CTGGATAATGAAGATGATAAACTGCATATTTGGGGAGGATATTGGAAGGTTGAAGCTCAGAGTTTGAAATTAAGAGCCTGGGAACCTAATTTTAAACCAGAGGAACAAAAATCAACTTCTGCTTTTTTCTGGGTTCAATTTCCAGGTCTCAGTATGGAGTACTGGAAAGAAAAGATCATTTTAAACATGGGAAATTATTTAGGACGTTCGATTAAAGTGGATGAAACAACTCTTAAGAGAGAAATAGGATATTATGCAAGCGTGCTGGTTGAAATGGATATGCCAAAATTTATTCCTAACAAGATATGGGGTGAATCAAAGTATGGTAGTTTTGAACAAACA GTAGTGGGTCACTCTGTAACAGAATGTAGATCAAAGAAAAAGGTTTCAAATCAAGTAGAGACAGAGCCTGTGGTTCAAGCTAAGAAAACCTTAAAGAAGGTGAACCCAAAGAATAAAAATCATGTTGGTTTTGATATTTgctttaatgaagaagaaatagcTCAGAATACTCAGCATACTCATATTCTGGATTGTGAAGATGAGATTATTAATGCCATTGTCCCTCCAATTTcacaaggtggtggtggtgaaaatTCTTCTGGTAGTTCTCTAAATTCTAATGAAGGAGAAGTTAGTTCTGGTAAATTCCAAATTCTCCAGAATATGTCTGAGGAAATTTTGAACTCTCCTAGTGCATTTCCAGTCTTATCTGCAACAAAGATTTCGGAAGTGGCTTCAAGTGCACCTTCTATAAATGAAGTTATTATAGTGATCCCTCCTCTGGGAAAAAGTGGTTCAAATGTAGAAAATAATCAAGTTAAGCAGAAGCATGGTACTAATGTGACAACCAGAAAACATGCAGCAAGTTTAGTATCTAATATCAGTAAAAATGGGAACATGAGAAGAG AGCCAAAAATAAGGTATTCTTCAGCTTTCATCAAAAAATTGAAGTTATCTGGAATGCACTATGAAGTTAAACACAATTCTACTGATGAGAATAAAGGTAATATATGGATTCTTTGGAGTGCTTCAATAAAATCTCCAACAATAATTTCATGCACAAGACAAGAAATAACAGTTGCAGTTGGTGAAACCTTAATAACTGGAGTTCATGTTGCTTCATTGACTGTAGATAGAAGGGAACTATGGAAGGATATGGAAGTGATAAATTCTTTAAATAAACCATGGCTAGTAATTGGAGACTTTAATGTTGTAACTTGCCTGTATGAAAAGGTAGGTGGTCTTAAACCTTTAAGAATCTCAATGTTGGagtttaataattatttaaatgGATGTGGTTTGATTCAATCGCCAAAAACTGGTTTAGATTTCTCTTGGTGTAATAACAGAGCTGGAAGAAAAAGAATTATAAGCAATCTTGACATGGCTGTGTTTAATGACAAATGGTTGGAACTATATCCAAGTTGGGGATACAAAGTTGGAGTAAGGGGCATCTCTGATCATGGTGTTTTGTATGGAGCTAGTGCTGATATCCCAAAGCCAAAGAATGTTCCTTTCAGAGCTCTAAAGGTATGGAAAAATCATCCTTCATTTAAACAAGTAATCATAGATTCTTGGAATTCAGCTATACTTGGGAATCCTGGTTTTATATTCACGAGTAAACTAAAAAGACTCAAAAAAGATATTCAATTATGGAATTGGAATTCTTTTGGAGATGTTACAAAAAAACTGAAACAAGCAGAGGAAGATGTTTTGAAAGATTCACTATTATTTGACAGAAATCCTTTGGATTTACATCCACTCAATAACCTT ATAAGGCAAGCTCAAAATACAATAGTTAAATTAGAAAAACAGGAAGGTGGTATTACTTATAACCAAGAAGAGATAGCTGATATCTTAGTCAAGCATTTTGAAGATAAATTCACATATCAGGAAGTTAACTTTGCTACAAATATTTTTAATGATATTCCTATAGTGGCGAATGAAGATGATAATTTTCTTCTTGAAGTTACTCCAAAAGCAGAAGAAATAAGAGAAGCAATTTTTGAATTAAATCCAGATAGTGTTACTGGTCCAGATGGCTTTGCTGGATGGTTCTATAGAGAAGTATGGGAGATTATTGGGGAAGATTTTATAAATGTAATTCAGTTTTGGTGGAGTAGAGGATTCATTCCTAATGGTTTAAATGCAAATTTCTTATTACTTCTCCCAAAAGTTAAAAATGCTAAAAGAGCAAACCAATTTAGGCCAATTGGATTGATGAATTTCAGTTTTAAAGTTatcacaaaaattattacaaaaagACTAACTGAAATTATCAAGAAGGTGGTATCTCCTCAACATGGTGCTTTCATCAAGGGGAGAAATATTCAAGAGAAGATTGCATTGGCCTCTGAATTAGTTAATGACATGGAAAACAAGAGAAGAGGTGGCAATATGGGTTTGGAACTAGATATCTCTCAAGCCTATGATTCTCTGAGTTTGGGTATTCTTGTTTCAAGTCATGAAAAA atgatatctTTTATATTATGCAATGTTGATAAGAGAAATGTGAGAAAGCTTTTGAAGGTTTTAAAAGATTATCAAGCTGCATCTAGTCAGCTGATTATCTTAGAATAA
- the LOC113315586 gene encoding uncharacterized protein LOC113315586, with protein sequence MLEIFDISELPVADNQEDKRIWNATLTGEFSVASAVEDIRRKNPKLQWTKQTFLCCDGTSRGNPGISGYGFIERSSEGECIVSMAGGLGVAINYYAEVMALLCAGEWEIKNGKLDVTFRIDSKAVITTFTTGHIPWFGITRWRKITEKLQVLRFVHNYREVNLSADSMAKMGANMER encoded by the exons ATGCTGGAGATATTTGATATTAGTGAACTTCCAGTTGCTGATAATCAAGAAGATAAAAGAATTTGGAATGCTACCCTAACTGGAGAATTCTCAGTTGCTTCAGCAGTGGAGGATATCAGGAGAAAAAATCCAAAACTTCAGTGGACAAAACAA ACATTCCTCTGCTGTGATGGTACTTCAAGAGGGAATCCTGGTATTTCAGGATATGGATTTATTGAAAGAAGCTCAGAGGGTGAATGCATAGTGTCTATGGCAGGAGGACTGGGAGTGGCAATTAATTACTATGCAGAAGTTATGGCCTTGTTGTGTGCAGGGGAATGGGAAATAAAGAATGGTAAATTGGATGTCACTTTCAGGATAGATTCAAAAGCAGTAATTACAACTTTCACAACAGGTCATATACCATGGTTTGGAATCACAAGATGGAGAAAAATCACTGAAAAACTGCAGGTTTTGAGATTTGTTCACAACTACAGAGAAGTGAATTTATCTGCAGATTCTATGGCAAAAATGGGAGCAAATATGGAAAGATGA